GTCACGGCGTCGATCTGCATGCCGCAAGCAGCGTGGAGAGCATCCGCGGCGACGCACATGGGTACGTCAGCGGTGTCCAGCTGAGCGATGGCGGGTTCCTCACCGCTGATCTCGTGGTGATCGCCACCGGCTCTGTGCCCAACGTCGACTGGCTGGAGAGTTCGGGCCTTGACGTGGACGGCGGGGTGGCCGTCGATGGGGCCCTGCGTGCGCTGACGATGAATGGTGTCCCGTGCCCGAACGTCTTTGCTGCCGGCGACGTCGCGCGCTGGGGGCATCCGTTCTACCGCAACCAGCTGCTGGCGATTGAGCACTGGGGAAATGCGCTGGAGCAGGGCCGATATGCCGCCCGCTCGATGATCAGCGAGGCGGGCCCAGCGGAACCGTTCATCGAGATCCCGCGGTTCTGGTCGACGATGTTCGGTGCCAACATCAAGTCGGTGGGGGTTCCATCCTTTGCGGACGAGGTGATGCTGGTCCAGGGGTCCCCGGCGAACCTGCGTGGTGTCTTCCTCTACGGTCGGGAGGGACGGTGCGTGGCCGGGGTGAGTTTCGACGCACCCCGTGAACTGGCCACCTGGGAGCCCCGGATCGTCTCCGGCGAAGCGTTCCCGCCGCAGGGCACGGTCCCGGACTGGGGCCGTGCGGCACCACCCGAACCGGTTCCCGCACGGTTTCCGCTGCGCGGGACGACGCGTCCGCAATGCGCCGATGGAGCAACCAGCGCAACGTTGGCCGCGAGCGGGCATCCGGAAGGAGCACCGGTCGGAGCGACCGAGTGACAAGACACTGTTCGAACAAACGGCCCACTGGGCAGAAGGAGGCCACCATGGCCCACGACACACTGTTCGCAGAACTGCTTTCTCCAGCCCACCGTGCAACGCCGCAGCATCTATGGGCTCAGCTGCGTGAGCAGCCTGTCTCGCGGCAGGAGGACGGAACCTGGGTGGTTACTGGGTATGACGAGGTGCGCGCACTGTCCGCCGACCCACGGATCAGCGCCGCGCACGACGGCGACGCCGAGGCGGAAGGTTCGGAGCAGCGCACGGCCAACTTCATCGTTGAGGACCCGCCCGAGCACAACGAGGACCGGGCACGAGTGATGCGCCATTTCGGGCCGCCGCACCGCCCAGGGTTCGTTGCCTCCCTGGAGACCTCGATCAACCGCTACGTCGACGAAGCACTGAATCATCTGCAAGGACGCACCCGTACAGATGTGGTGGAGGACCTTGCCTATCCGCTTCCCGTCAGCGTCATCTGCGACGTCCTGGGGGTTCCCCATGAGGACGAGCCCCAGTTCTCCGAGTGGACCAAGGCGATGGCACTGCTGGCATCACCAGACGCACGGCTGGACGCCGAAGCGTCCCAGCAGGGAGCCCAGGCTTCGCAGGAGGCCAGATCTTACATGTTCGACCTGGTCCAACGACGCAAGACCGATCCGGGCGAGGACATGATCTCTGGTATGGTCAACGACGAGTCCCCCAATGGTCGCCTCAGCGACGAGCAGATCGTCAGCAATGCGATCCTGTTGCTGATCGCGGGACACGAGACCACCGTCAATGCCATCGCAAACGGGGTTCTGCTGCTGTTGCGCAACCCGGAGCAGATGAACCGCCTGCGCACGCACCCCGAGCTCATGCCGGGCGCGTTCGAAGAGATCCTTCGTCTCGAGTCGCCGGTGCAGTTCCGCGACCGGGTGGCGCTCTCGGACATCGCGATCGCCGGAGTCACGATCCCGAAGGGAGCGACCGTGCAGTTGTCCTACGCTGCAGCCAACCGTGACCCGCGCCGGTTCACCGACCCCGACCGGTTCGATCCCGAGCGAGAGGATAACCAGCATCTCGCTTTCAACACCGGACTGCATTTCTGTTTCGGCGCTCCATTGGCGCGTCTGGAAGGAATCCTGGCCCTGACCGCGTGGGTACGTCGCCTCGTCAACCCCCGACTGGTCGAAGATCCACCGCCGTACCGACGCAACGCAGCCCTGCGTGGCCCAAGTCAGTTGCTTGTCGACTTCGATGGCGTCAACTGAGACGTGATCCGTGACTATGGCGTCAACTGAGACGTGATCCGTGACTGGGGACAGCGTCACGCTTGGTCTCCATGAGGGCTCAAGGGAGAACGTGTGGCTGTTGCTGATACATGGCGGCGTCCTTCCGGAGATCCGTGGCGGCTCCTCAGCGAGGAGATCCAGGTCTTCGACACCAATGATCTTCTCATCGACTTCTCACGCAATTTCTACAATCGGGACTCCTGCACGTATCGGTCGATCACAGTCGATGGTGCAGGGTCGCACGTGAAGCGCTCTGGCTGATCGTCGGGCTCAGCTGTGTGGGGACGGCCGGCGAGACAGCATCGACGTCACGCGCATGCGATCGGAGTTGATCCATACGTCCGAATACTCGATCGCCCGCCCGCCTGCAAGATAGCTCACCTGCTGCAGGTACTGCACCGGGGCCCCGGTCGGAAGTTGCAGCGCATCGGCGACCTCCGCGTCGGCGGCCTGGGCGATGAATGTCCTGCGAGCAGTCGTCACCGCCTTGCCGAAGTCGTCTTCGAGGGTTCCGAACAAGCTTGCCGAGCTGAAGTCAGTCGCCTCGATCCCGGGGGCGAGATCGGCCCGTACGAAATTGACCAGGTAGGCGACGGGGCCTTCGGGCGTTGACCGGATGCGGCGGAGAACGAGAACGGGGTCCGTGGGGTCGATGTCGAGCAGACCGGCTACAGTGCCCGGCGCGCGATTCAACTCCGAGCCCAGCACAGTGACATCCGAGGTGATTCCGCGTGCGGCGAAGTCTTCGGACAGAGTCGTCAGGTCCTGAGCCAGCGCCGGTTCGACCTGCTCTGCGGTGACAAAGGTCCCCCTGCCGCGCACCTGGACAAGCCGGCCTTCGGCGATGAGTGCACCCAGCGCTTTGCGCAGCGTCCCCCGGGAGACCCCGAACTCGGCTGCCAGTTCCGGTTCGGGTTTGAGCCTGTAGTGAGCCGGCCAAATTCCTAGCGTCACGCGCTCGCGGATCACCTCGGCGATCTGGAAATGGAGCGGAACTGGTGCCGACCGATCGATGGTCAAGCCCGTCGTCGTCGCCACTTCTGTTCCCCTCGCTGTCGTCATACGCTCTTCCTGTTGAACCTGCGACTGCCTTGACGCCGTAGCGTGGTTCACATATGTTCATCATTGTACATAGACATATATGAACAAAGGGGTGACGATGAAGATCGCGGTTGTCGGCAGCTACGGCGTCGGCGAGACGATGCGCACGAAGCGCTTCCCTGGTCCCGGCGAAACAATGACAGGAGGAGTGCTCACTGTCGGCCACGGCGGCAAGGGGGCGAATCAGGCCATTGCCGTCCGTCGCCTCGGCGTCGAAGTCTCTCTGCTCACCGCCATCGGTGACGACGCATCGGCCGAACGGGCGATCAATCTGTGGGACAGCGAAGGCATCGAGACCTCGCAGGTACTCAGGGTCGACGGCGCCAAGACGATGACAGGAATGATCATCGTCGACGACGAGGCCGAGAACCGGATCGTCATCGCCCCGGGCGCCCTCGACCACTTCTCTGCGTCCGATGTCCGTGCCAGGGCAGAGGCGATCGAATCCGCAGACGCGCTCATCGTCTGCCTCGAGATTCCGATCGACGCCGCCTGTGAGGCACTGAGGATCGGCCACGAGGCGGGCCTGCTCACCGTGCTCAACCCAGCTCCGGCGGCTCCGGTCCCCGCCGAGGTCCTCTCCTGCGTCGATGTCATCACGCCGAACTTCTCCGAAGCGCGAGCCCTCCTCAGTGATGACAGCGGTGCGAGTGATTCGAGTGATGCGGGCGATGAGACATCCGCCCCCGGAGCCGCACGGGAAGAGGACGCAGTAGAGCTCGCGGCCGCTCTGCACACCGCCACCGGCTGCCGGGTCGTCTTGACCCACGGAGGAGACGGGAGCATCGTCGCCGACGCCCACGGTGTGCGCACCGTCGCGCCCCATCCTCCCACCGATCTCGTCGACACCACCGGTGCCGGCGATTCCTTCACCGGGGCGCTGACAGTCGCCCTGCTCGAAGGCGATGACCTCGAGACCGCCGCTGTGCGTGCAGCCGAAGTCGGATCGTATGTCGTCGCTCGGCAGGAGGTCATCCCAGCCCTGCCGCATCGCAGCGAACTCTCCGAGCGACTGTGGTCGCAGCAAACTCAGCACGACACCACCGAAAGCTGAGTCCGGCACCGGCACCGCCACGCACTGACTACGACACCATCGCACCAAGGATCTCACGGACCCACTGGCCCCACCGATCCGACATCACAGGAAGAAGAACAGATATGGCAGACACCGATTTCGCATCCCTGAGCTCTCGTGAGCTCGCCCCCTACATCCAGCACACCAAGATCTCCGTCGGCATCACCAGGGATGAGATTATCGCCCATGCGCAGGAGGCCGTCGAATACGGTTTCGGTGCGGCTATGGTCCCGGGATCCTGGGTGAAGACGGTGGCGGACACGCTCAAGGGCACCGGTGTGCCCGTCGCCACCGCCCTCGACTTCCCCACCGTAGGTGTGACGTCGAGTGCAGGCAAAGCCGCCGAAGCGACCGAGCTGGTCCGCCTCGGCGCCGACCAGATCGACATCGGAGTCCAGATCGGCTGGCTCAAGAGCGGCGACTTCCACGCCTTCCGTGATGACATCGCCGGAGTGGTCAACGCCGCGGGTGTACCGATCAAGGTCATGCTCGAACTGCCCCTGCTGACCGAAGACGAGAAGAAGGCCGCCATCGAACTCAGCCTCGAAGCAGGCGTCTCCTATCTGAAGAACGCCAGCTCAGGAGCAATCGAGACGGCTTCTCCGGCGAATATCCGCTACCTCGTCGAGCGCAGCCCCGAAGTCGTGCTCGTCAAAGCGTCGGGGGGCATCAAGAACCGCGACCAGGTTGTCGAGCTGCTCCAGGCCGGTGCGGCCTGCGCTGGGACGAGTGCGGGCATCGAGATCATCACCAACAGCACATCTTCTGAGACCGCCAGCTACTG
The Brevibacterium marinum genome window above contains:
- a CDS encoding NAD(P)/FAD-dependent oxidoreductase, which gives rise to MTQSGRSAPSRMVVVGGSLAGLRAAEELRHRGFAGSVTVIGDEETAPYDRPPLSKAMLTAGEAPAVPYLAHAEALDVEWMLGVRVVALDLAAGRVHLADGRDVGFDRVLVATGRRARAWPVAAEATLDGVLTLRTLEDAVDLRERLLQSPRRVVIIGAGFIGSEVASSCRELGLEVSVVARGFCPLDGALGQSVGAWAAELYARHGVDLHAASSVESIRGDAHGYVSGVQLSDGGFLTADLVVIATGSVPNVDWLESSGLDVDGGVAVDGALRALTMNGVPCPNVFAAGDVARWGHPFYRNQLLAIEHWGNALEQGRYAARSMISEAGPAEPFIEIPRFWSTMFGANIKSVGVPSFADEVMLVQGSPANLRGVFLYGREGRCVAGVSFDAPRELATWEPRIVSGEAFPPQGTVPDWGRAAPPEPVPARFPLRGTTRPQCADGATSATLAASGHPEGAPVGATE
- a CDS encoding cytochrome P450; this encodes MAHDTLFAELLSPAHRATPQHLWAQLREQPVSRQEDGTWVVTGYDEVRALSADPRISAAHDGDAEAEGSEQRTANFIVEDPPEHNEDRARVMRHFGPPHRPGFVASLETSINRYVDEALNHLQGRTRTDVVEDLAYPLPVSVICDVLGVPHEDEPQFSEWTKAMALLASPDARLDAEASQQGAQASQEARSYMFDLVQRRKTDPGEDMISGMVNDESPNGRLSDEQIVSNAILLLIAGHETTVNAIANGVLLLLRNPEQMNRLRTHPELMPGAFEEILRLESPVQFRDRVALSDIAIAGVTIPKGATVQLSYAAANRDPRRFTDPDRFDPEREDNQHLAFNTGLHFCFGAPLARLEGILALTAWVRRLVNPRLVEDPPPYRRNAALRGPSQLLVDFDGVN
- a CDS encoding GntR family transcriptional regulator, with translation MTTARGTEVATTTGLTIDRSAPVPLHFQIAEVIRERVTLGIWPAHYRLKPEPELAAEFGVSRGTLRKALGALIAEGRLVQVRGRGTFVTAEQVEPALAQDLTTLSEDFAARGITSDVTVLGSELNRAPGTVAGLLDIDPTDPVLVLRRIRSTPEGPVAYLVNFVRADLAPGIEATDFSSASLFGTLEDDFGKAVTTARRTFIAQAADAEVADALQLPTGAPVQYLQQVSYLAGGRAIEYSDVWINSDRMRVTSMLSRRPSPHS
- a CDS encoding ribokinase is translated as MKIAVVGSYGVGETMRTKRFPGPGETMTGGVLTVGHGGKGANQAIAVRRLGVEVSLLTAIGDDASAERAINLWDSEGIETSQVLRVDGAKTMTGMIIVDDEAENRIVIAPGALDHFSASDVRARAEAIESADALIVCLEIPIDAACEALRIGHEAGLLTVLNPAPAAPVPAEVLSCVDVITPNFSEARALLSDDSGASDSSDAGDETSAPGAAREEDAVELAAALHTATGCRVVLTHGGDGSIVADAHGVRTVAPHPPTDLVDTTGAGDSFTGALTVALLEGDDLETAAVRAAEVGSYVVARQEVIPALPHRSELSERLWSQQTQHDTTES
- the deoC gene encoding deoxyribose-phosphate aldolase, which produces MADTDFASLSSRELAPYIQHTKISVGITRDEIIAHAQEAVEYGFGAAMVPGSWVKTVADTLKGTGVPVATALDFPTVGVTSSAGKAAEATELVRLGADQIDIGVQIGWLKSGDFHAFRDDIAGVVNAAGVPIKVMLELPLLTEDEKKAAIELSLEAGVSYLKNASSGAIETASPANIRYLVERSPEVVLVKASGGIKNRDQVVELLQAGAACAGTSAGIEIITNSTSSETASY